In Cicer arietinum cultivar CDC Frontier isolate Library 1 chromosome 7, Cicar.CDCFrontier_v2.0, whole genome shotgun sequence, a single window of DNA contains:
- the LOC101505071 gene encoding cytochrome P450 CYP82J17-like, producing the protein MEYFPSQQTTIVLAIALVVLYNIWRIKKHSNNKLKGKQPPQPSYALPFIGHLHLLGNQTPLARIFASFADKYGPIFQIYLGSYPALVISNQESIKECFTTNDKILASRPKSSHGIYLGYNYAGFGFAPYGTYFTKLRKLTMLELLSSRRIESLRHLYESEIDTLVNDLWLYVKDNNKVTKAVVISKWLEKLTFNIITKMISGKRYFEYLQDVDDVEAHGIVKLIKEFMHISGEFVPSDLIPIIGWFGFEGQVLKSMKRVGRDLDKVVGRWVDEHVQKIDDGVNEKHDFIDVMLSVIEDDPSSGHDRDTIIKANIMNLMLAGSDTTSTTMTWILAILLNNTNALKRAQEEINHHIGKKRRVESSDIKNLVYLQAIMKETLRLYPPGPLLVPHEATKDCYIQGYNVPKGTRVFANVWKLHRDPSIWLEAEKFSPERFINEKNGELYEGHNFEYLPFGLGRRACPGSMFATQVCLITLARLIHGFDLEVPMGEDVDMREGLGITLPKLTPLNVILTPRLTYELYN; encoded by the exons ATGGAATATTTCCCTTCACAACAAACAACTATAGTACTAGCTATAGCTTTAGTTGTTCTATACAACATATGGAGGATAAAAAAACATAGTAATAACAAATTAAAGGGTAAGCAACCACCACAACCATCATATGCTTTACCTTTTATAGGTCACCTCCATCTACTAGGAAACCAAACACCCCTTGCAAGAATCTTTGCTTCTTTTGCTGACAAATATGGTCCAATTTTCCAAATCTATTTAGGATCATACCCTGCCCTTGTTATTTCCAACCAAGAATCAATCAAAGAATGTTTCACCACAAACGACAAAATCTTAGCCTCAAGACCAAAATCAAGTCATGGAATCTACCTTGGTTATAACTATGCTGGCTTTGGTTTTGCACCTTATGGCACATATTTTACTAAACTAAGAAAATTAACCATGCTTGAATTACTCTCGTCTCGCCGTATCGAATCGTTGAGACATCTTTACGAATCGGAGATCGATACTTTGGTTAACGATCTTTGGTTATATGTTAAGGACAATAATAAGGTAACTAAAGCTGTTGTGATTAGTAAATGGTTggaaaaattaacatttaatataattaCAAAGATGATTAGTGGGAAAAGGTATTTTGAGTATTTGCAAGATGTGGATGATGTAGAAGCACATGGTATTGTGAAACTTATAAAAGAGTTTATGCATATTTCTGGTGAGTTTGTTCCTTCGGATTTGATTCCAATTATTGGCTGGTTTGGTTTTGAAGGACAAGTGCTTAAATCTATGAAAAGGGTTGGTAGAGATTTGGATAAAGTTGTTGGAAGATGGGTTGATGAACATGTTCAGAAGATTGATGATGGTGTCAATGAAAAACATGATTTCATTGATGTTATGTTGTCTGTGATTGAAGATGATCCTTCTTCTGGTCATGATCGTGATACTATCATCAAGGCAAATATTAtg AATCTTATGTTAGCCGGGTCAGACACAACATCAACAACAATGACATGGATCCTAGCCATATTATTGAACAATACAAATGCTTTAAAGCGTGCACAAGAAGAAATTAACCATCACATAGGTAAGAAAAGAAGGGTAGAATCATCAGACATAAAAAACTTAGTTTATTTACAAGCAATTATGAAAGAAACATTGAGGTTATACCCCCCAGGTCCACTATTAGTACCCCACGAAGCAACAAAAGATTGTTACATTCAAGGCTATAATGTTCCAAAAGGGACACGTGTCTTTGCAAATGTGTGGAAATTACATAGAGATCCAAGTATTTGGTTAGAGGCAGAGAAATTTTCACCCGAAAGgtttattaatgaaaaaaatggaGAACTTTATGAAGGTCATAATTTTGAGTACCTACCTTTTGGGTTAGGGAGAAGGGCTTGTCCTGGATCTATGTTTGCTACACAAGTTTGTCTCATTACACTTGCAAGATTGATTCATGGGTTTGATTTGGAAGTTCCAATGGGTGAAGATGTTGATATGAGAGAAGGGTTAGGTATAACTTTGCCTAAGTTGACTCCATTGAATGTTATTTTGACCCCACGGTTGACCTATGAACTCTATAATTGA
- the LOC105852562 gene encoding dimethylnonatriene synthase, whose amino-acid sequence MAEKYGSIFSLRLGCHKTLVVSSREIARECLTTNDKVFASRPNISAGRYLGYNNAILALAPYGNYWRDMRKISTLELLSSHRLEKLMHVRDSEIFSLVKDLYTFLKNNNSNGLIEVPISKFLDHMTFNIIVRMIAGKRFRGETIYQEDSEAWRLRNAIKDTTYLSGVFVVGDAIPFLSWFDFQGHVGFMKRTFKEMDFILDKWMREHYTKINEGQHGKYENDFMDVLISMFDGYDEICGHKREIVIKATTMILILTASGSTAITLTWALSLLLNNPRVLKQAQQELDNNIGKHKWVQESNIKNLKYLQAIIKETLRLYPPAPLTGLRESIDDCHVAGYHVPKGTRLLINIWKLQRDPHIWPNPNEFQPERFLTSNGQIDSQHYDFGFVPFSYGRRSCVGSTFGLQVLHLTLARLIQGFDIYTKDGGVVDMSEGVGLALPKENPLSLMLQPRLPLDLYESL is encoded by the exons ATGGCTGAAAAATATGGTTCAATATTCTCCCTTAGGCTAGGTTGCCACAAAACCCTAGTTGTGAGTAGTAGGGAAATTGCCAGAGAATGTCTCACAACAAATGACAAAGTATTTGCATCAAGGCCTAACATATCTGCGGGAAGATATTTGGGTTACAACAATGCAATTTTAGCTTTAGCCCCTTATGGAAATTATTGGCGTGACATGAGAAAAATTTCAACTCTTGAGCTTTTATCAAGTCATAGGCTTGAAAAGCTAATGCATGTTAGAGATTCGGAGATATTTTCTCTTGTTAAAGATTTGtacacatttttaaaaaataataattcaaatggTTTAATTGAAGTGCCTATTAGTAAATTTTTAGATCATATGACATTTAATATAATTGTGAGGATGATAGCTGGAAAAAGATTTAGAGGTGAAACAATATACCAAGAAGATAGTGAGGCATGGAGATTAAGAAACGCAATCAAAGATACCACATATCTAAGTGGTGTTTTTGTGGTGGGTGATGCTATTCCTTTCCTTAGTTGGTTTGATTTTCAAGGCCACGTAGGTTTCATGAAGAGAACTTTTAAGGAAATGGACTTTATTCTTGATAAGTGGATGCGTGAACATTATACAAAGATAAATGAGGGGCAACATGGTAAATATGAAAATGATTTCATGGATGTGTTGATATCAATGTTTGATGGGTACGATGAAATTTGTGGCCACAAACGGGAGATAGTTATCAAAGCAACAACCATG ATCCTTATCCTTACAGCCTCAGGAAGCACAGCAATAACATTGACATGGGCTCTTAGCCTACTTCTAAACAATCCAAGGGTCTTAAAACAAGCCCAACAAGAGCTGGACAACAACATAGGAAAACACAAATGGGTTCAAGAATCCAACattaaaaatctcaaatatCTTCAAGCCATCATCAAAGAGACCCTTAGGCTATACCCACCAGCACCCTTAACAGGATTAAGGGAATCAATCGATGATTGCCACGTGGCAGGTTATCATGTCCCAAAAGGCACACGTTTGCTTATTAATATATGGAAGTTACAAAGGGACCCACATATTTGGCCCAATCCTAATGAGTTTCAACCGGAGAGGTTCCTTACAAGTAATGGTCAAATTGATTCACAACATTATGATTTTGGATTTGTGCCATTTAGTTATGGAAGAAGGTCATGTGTTGGGTCAACATTTGGGTTGCAAGTGTTGCATTTGACACTAGCTAGGTTGATTCAAGGCTTTGATATATACACAAAGGATGGTGGTGTTGTTGATATGAGTGAAGGTGTTGGATTGGCATTGCCTAAGGAAAATCCACTTTCTCTTATGCTCCAACCACGTCTTCCATTGGACCTTTATGAAAgcctttga
- the LOC101491406 gene encoding uncharacterized protein — MASSHGCCPHHHRNHCPHCPLRRHCHHCPLHFSPSLIPQTQTQSHNQNQNQPQHAQISQELEHIVLDGDEEDDEPVFVLTDEWREFFAKSEAKRKLEKQAKKGKK, encoded by the exons ATGGCTTCTTCGCACGGATGCTGCCCTCACCATCACCGCAATCACTGCCCACACTGTCCCCTCCGCCGTCATTGTCACCACTGCCCCCTCCACTTCTCCCCTTCTCTCATTCCTCAAACTCAAACTCAATctcataatcaaaatcaaaaccaaCCACAACATGCTCA AATTTCACAAGAGCTGGAGCATATTGTGCTAGATGGCGATGAAGAGGATGATGAACCAGTTTTCGTTCTAACCGATGAATGGAGAGAGTTCTTTGCGAAATCTGAAGCTAAAAGGAAACTAG AGAAGCAGGCCAAGAAGGGGAAAAAGTAA